One segment of Geomonas ferrireducens DNA contains the following:
- a CDS encoding ATP-binding protein: MAFDRKSLGFKLIAPSLVVIAVVFFALLFLIKSITVRVHDDYVRFTLASANGEVRKVLTTAANDLTAALLTGNEEVTEAKQKSVMETLRLLWSGTSHGGVVIDSSGVVLCTTLPLPVTRAVAAQAAEGYRAIKVGGDEVAAFGQRFPMWGWNVVTVSKARNTWLQDGKVAMLAPLVATGCLVMVFGIFLVLRKNLQRPVESMVAAVSSSRKVEPTGVTEFDIVGNVVNDAFQRLTEQTETLLQELAERTRIQEELRGKDERIHNLLDCTEEGIFGVDAEGVCTFCNRSCLQLLGYQQEEDLLGKRIHDLIHPPGGDGDEVASEDCPVCNTFRTGAGAHLPAEVLWRADGTALETELWAHPVVDDGRICGAVVTFIDVTQRKLLEDQLIQAQKMESIGRLAGGIAHDFNNLLTPIMGYCELLRLDLPENTLVQERCGNMLKAAGGAKELVQQLLSFSRKQVLEMKVIDLNQAVADFRSILRRTIRESIDLNMSLAEGRYPVRADKNQIEQVVMNLVVNAQDAIREHGVVTIETAPVLLDDEYARLHKDVIPGRYLMLAVADDGCGMDQETRQRVFEPFFTTKGIGKGTGLGLATVYGIVRQHGGNIWVYSEPSKGTVFKCYFPLAEGAAVAERADAGGKVALEGARRTILLVEDNEMVRLLVAELLAQAGFEMLIAGDPKEALKLSEGRRVDLLVTDVVLPHMSGPQLHRKLLQHDAGLKVLYMSGYTSNAIVHQGVLDEGTHYIAKPFALNDFARKVAEVLAASR, translated from the coding sequence ATGGCATTCGATAGAAAAAGCCTAGGCTTCAAGCTCATAGCTCCCAGCCTCGTTGTTATCGCCGTTGTCTTCTTCGCTCTGCTTTTCCTCATCAAGTCAATCACCGTCCGGGTCCACGACGACTACGTCCGCTTTACCCTGGCCTCTGCCAACGGCGAAGTGCGCAAGGTCCTCACCACCGCCGCTAACGACCTCACCGCCGCCCTGCTTACCGGAAACGAAGAAGTCACCGAGGCGAAACAGAAAAGCGTAATGGAGACACTGAGGCTGCTCTGGTCTGGAACCAGCCACGGCGGTGTCGTCATCGACTCGAGCGGAGTCGTGCTTTGCACCACGCTCCCCCTCCCGGTTACCCGGGCGGTGGCAGCCCAGGCTGCGGAAGGGTACCGTGCCATAAAGGTCGGTGGCGATGAAGTGGCGGCCTTCGGTCAGCGCTTCCCCATGTGGGGATGGAACGTGGTGACGGTGAGCAAGGCCCGTAACACTTGGCTGCAGGACGGCAAGGTTGCCATGCTGGCGCCGCTGGTAGCCACCGGGTGCCTGGTCATGGTTTTCGGCATATTCCTGGTGCTCAGAAAGAACCTGCAGCGCCCGGTGGAGAGCATGGTTGCGGCGGTAAGTTCATCCAGAAAGGTGGAGCCGACCGGCGTCACGGAATTCGACATCGTCGGGAACGTTGTCAACGACGCCTTCCAGCGCCTTACGGAACAGACGGAGACCTTGCTACAGGAGCTGGCGGAGCGGACGAGGATACAGGAAGAGCTTAGGGGCAAGGACGAACGGATACACAATCTGCTCGACTGCACGGAGGAAGGGATCTTCGGGGTGGACGCGGAGGGCGTCTGCACCTTCTGCAACCGTTCCTGCCTGCAACTGCTCGGCTACCAGCAGGAGGAAGATCTGCTGGGTAAGCGGATCCACGACCTCATCCATCCTCCGGGGGGGGACGGTGACGAGGTCGCCAGCGAGGACTGTCCGGTGTGCAACACGTTTCGAACCGGGGCCGGCGCCCATCTCCCGGCCGAGGTGCTCTGGCGCGCGGACGGGACGGCGCTGGAGACCGAATTGTGGGCGCACCCGGTCGTGGACGACGGGAGGATTTGCGGCGCGGTGGTCACCTTCATCGACGTGACGCAGCGCAAGCTGCTCGAGGACCAACTGATCCAGGCGCAGAAGATGGAGTCGATCGGCAGGCTCGCAGGAGGTATCGCCCACGACTTCAACAACCTCTTGACCCCCATCATGGGGTACTGCGAGCTGCTGCGGCTCGACCTGCCGGAAAACACGCTGGTTCAGGAGCGTTGCGGGAACATGCTGAAAGCCGCCGGAGGGGCGAAGGAACTGGTGCAGCAACTGCTTAGTTTCAGCAGGAAACAGGTCCTCGAGATGAAGGTGATCGACCTGAACCAGGCGGTTGCCGACTTCCGGAGCATCTTGCGTCGCACCATCCGCGAGAGCATCGATCTCAATATGTCGCTTGCGGAAGGACGCTATCCGGTAAGGGCGGACAAAAACCAGATCGAGCAGGTGGTGATGAACCTCGTGGTGAATGCGCAGGACGCGATCAGGGAGCATGGCGTGGTCACCATCGAGACGGCGCCGGTGCTTCTGGATGACGAGTACGCCCGCCTGCACAAGGACGTCATCCCCGGGCGGTACCTCATGCTAGCCGTGGCCGACGACGGTTGCGGCATGGACCAGGAAACGCGGCAGCGCGTCTTCGAGCCTTTCTTCACTACCAAGGGGATCGGCAAGGGGACCGGGCTTGGCCTTGCCACCGTCTACGGCATCGTGCGACAGCACGGCGGCAACATCTGGGTGTACAGCGAACCGAGCAAGGGGACCGTCTTCAAGTGTTACTTCCCGCTCGCGGAGGGGGCGGCGGTTGCCGAGCGCGCCGATGCCGGCGGCAAGGTCGCCCTGGAGGGAGCAAGGCGGACCATCCTTCTCGTCGAGGACAACGAGATGGTGCGCCTGCTTGTGGCCGAGCTTCTGGCGCAGGCGGGGTTCGAGATGCTGATAGCCGGAGATCCGAAGGAAGCGCTGAAACTTTCCGAGGGTCGCCGCGTGGATCTGCTCGTTACCGACGTGGTGCTCCCGCACATGTCCGGCCCGCAGCTGCACAGAAAGCTCCTCCAGCACGATGCCGGACTGAAGGTACTGTACATGTCCGGTTACACGAGCAACGCCATCGTGCACCAGGGAGTGCTGGACGAAGGCACGCACTACATCGCGAAGCCCTTCGCGCTGAACGATTTCGCCCGCAAGGTCGCCGAGGTGCTTGCCGCCTCAAGGTGA
- a CDS encoding PilZ domain-containing protein, which translates to MSMYSRDNRKSSRFYGEIPIEFKNGVGTTRDYSADGVFFTTDQPVALGEQIEFFMVLRYLGTQQPVRVQCEAQVVRIEPGASWTGAAAVINRHSIEMAA; encoded by the coding sequence ATGAGCATGTACAGTCGCGACAACAGAAAATCGAGCCGCTTCTACGGTGAAATACCCATCGAATTCAAGAACGGCGTCGGTACCACCCGCGATTACAGCGCCGATGGCGTCTTCTTCACGACGGACCAGCCCGTGGCGCTTGGAGAGCAGATCGAATTCTTCATGGTGCTGAGGTACCTGGGGACCCAGCAGCCGGTTCGTGTGCAGTGCGAGGCGCAGGTGGTAAGAATCGAACCCGGAGCATCATGGACGGGGGCCGCCGCAGTCATCAACAGGCACTCGATAGAGATGGCCGCATAG
- a CDS encoding PhnD/SsuA/transferrin family substrate-binding protein yields MKRLAACCCLFLNLLLTAHVACAASQGTYTFAVVPYYSPEKIWTLFTPVVNYLSKTTGDKWQLQLYPNHAEFLNDICNGKISAAFTGPVPLARAYEACGARPLLVALAPNGKPVYHSVFVSSDQAIRNLRDLKGKRVGFFKGSTAAHVVPVRMLKDAGVYMADISPVFLGSQDKLVSAMLTGDIAAAGIKESLYEKVSREKLHVLSRSEALPNFAVCALPTFPAKARDRLVSSLLKLKPLTNARDKVFVSHWDDEVKHGFVTPDRDFLVGVFRIRDMFKDAGNGIR; encoded by the coding sequence ATGAAACGACTTGCCGCATGCTGCTGTCTCTTCCTTAACCTGTTACTGACGGCGCACGTTGCCTGTGCAGCTTCACAGGGTACGTATACCTTCGCCGTTGTTCCCTATTACAGTCCCGAGAAGATCTGGACGCTTTTCACACCGGTGGTGAATTACCTCAGCAAGACCACCGGTGACAAATGGCAGCTCCAGCTCTACCCGAATCACGCCGAATTTCTCAACGACATCTGCAACGGAAAGATCTCTGCTGCCTTCACCGGTCCGGTTCCGCTCGCCCGTGCCTATGAGGCGTGCGGCGCCAGACCCTTGCTGGTCGCCCTCGCTCCAAACGGCAAGCCGGTTTACCACTCCGTCTTCGTCTCGAGCGATCAAGCGATCCGGAACCTGCGCGACCTGAAAGGGAAGCGGGTAGGCTTTTTCAAGGGCTCCACGGCTGCACACGTGGTTCCGGTGAGGATGCTCAAGGATGCCGGGGTCTACATGGCGGACATCTCGCCCGTGTTTCTTGGCAGCCAGGACAAGCTCGTATCCGCGATGCTGACCGGCGACATAGCCGCGGCCGGGATAAAGGAGAGCCTGTACGAGAAGGTCTCCCGTGAAAAGTTGCATGTCCTCTCCCGTTCCGAGGCCCTTCCAAATTTCGCCGTCTGCGCCCTCCCCACTTTCCCTGCAAAGGCCCGAGACCGGCTCGTTTCATCCTTACTGAAACTCAAACCCTTGACCAATGCACGGGACAAGGTGTTTGTCAGCCACTGGGACGACGAAGTGAAGCACGGTTTCGTCACCCCTGACCGGGACTTCCTCGTCGGCGTCTTCCGAATCCGTGACATGTTCAAGGACGCAGGTAATGGCATTCGATAG